A genomic region of Gemmata massiliana contains the following coding sequences:
- a CDS encoding prolyl oligopeptidase family serine peptidase: protein MRLTRWAMAVTIAALTATLVSTTRAEEPKKLKYPDTKKGEVVDDYHGTKVADPYRWLEDDVRKSKDVAAWVEAENKVTTAFLESIPEREAIKKRITDLWNYEKISAPSRHNGRYFFFKNNGLQNQNVLYVQDTLDGDAKMLMDPNTWTKDGTVALAGLEVSDDAKLIAYGTAEAGSDWNTWKVFDVAAGKTRDDELKWVKFSSASWTKDNAGFYYSRFPEPKSGAAFQDLNVDMKLYYHKLGTPQSEDKLIYERTDSPKWTIGGGVTEDGKFLIVSIGDGTTSNKVRVAYQDLAAPGSKVVELVDNHDNKFSFLGNDGGVFYFKTDYNAPKNQIIAIDTKNPDKKNWKTIIAEAKEVLDSVDLVGNRFICSYLKDAKTAVKVHEVDGKFVRDVELPGIGTAAGFNGKRDDKETFYTFSSFATPTSVYRYDPATGESKLIRQAQVKFDPAQYEVKQVFYTSKDGTKVPMFIAHKKGLKLDGTNPTLLYGYGGFNISLTPGFSVSRLQWMEMGGVLAVANLRGGGEYGDEWHRAGTKLRKQNVFDDFIAAGEYLVKEKYTSPKKLAIQGGSNGGLLVGACLTQRPDLFGAALPAVGVMDMLRFQKFTAGRFWVDDYGSSDSSSEFNELYKFSPYHVLLKNGAKAYPPTMVTTADTDDRVVPGHSFKFAAALQANHTGPNPVLIRIETKAGHGAGKPTTKMIEEVADQWAFLVRTLDFKPEIGK, encoded by the coding sequence ATGCGCCTGACACGCTGGGCAATGGCAGTAACGATCGCGGCACTCACCGCGACCCTAGTTTCGACGACCCGAGCCGAGGAGCCGAAGAAGTTGAAGTACCCCGATACCAAAAAGGGCGAGGTCGTAGACGATTACCACGGCACGAAGGTCGCCGACCCGTACCGGTGGCTCGAAGACGATGTGCGCAAGTCGAAGGACGTGGCCGCGTGGGTCGAGGCCGAGAACAAAGTCACCACCGCGTTCCTCGAATCGATCCCCGAGCGCGAGGCGATCAAGAAGCGCATCACCGACCTCTGGAACTACGAGAAGATCTCGGCCCCGTCCCGCCACAACGGGCGGTACTTCTTCTTCAAGAACAACGGGCTCCAGAACCAGAACGTGCTCTACGTACAGGACACGCTCGACGGCGACGCGAAGATGCTGATGGACCCGAACACCTGGACCAAGGACGGGACCGTCGCGCTCGCCGGGCTGGAGGTGAGCGACGACGCGAAGCTCATCGCCTACGGCACCGCCGAGGCCGGCTCGGACTGGAACACGTGGAAGGTGTTCGACGTGGCCGCGGGCAAGACCCGCGACGACGAGTTGAAGTGGGTGAAGTTCAGCAGCGCGTCGTGGACGAAGGACAACGCGGGCTTCTACTACAGCCGGTTCCCGGAACCGAAGTCCGGGGCCGCGTTCCAGGATCTGAACGTGGACATGAAGCTCTACTACCACAAGCTCGGGACGCCGCAGAGCGAAGACAAGCTGATCTACGAGCGCACGGACAGCCCGAAGTGGACCATCGGCGGCGGCGTGACCGAGGACGGCAAGTTCCTCATCGTCTCCATCGGCGACGGCACCACCAGCAACAAGGTCCGCGTCGCTTACCAGGATCTCGCCGCGCCGGGCAGCAAAGTCGTGGAACTCGTCGACAACCACGACAACAAGTTCAGCTTCCTGGGCAACGACGGCGGCGTGTTTTACTTCAAGACCGACTACAACGCGCCGAAGAACCAAATCATCGCGATCGACACCAAGAACCCCGACAAGAAGAACTGGAAGACGATCATCGCGGAAGCGAAGGAAGTCCTCGACAGCGTGGACCTCGTGGGCAACCGCTTCATTTGCAGCTACCTGAAGGACGCGAAGACCGCGGTGAAGGTCCACGAGGTGGACGGCAAGTTCGTGCGCGACGTGGAACTGCCCGGCATCGGCACCGCGGCCGGCTTCAACGGCAAGCGCGACGACAAGGAAACGTTCTACACGTTCTCCAGCTTCGCCACGCCCACGAGCGTCTACCGCTACGACCCCGCGACCGGCGAGAGCAAGCTGATCCGCCAGGCGCAGGTGAAGTTCGATCCCGCGCAGTACGAAGTGAAGCAGGTCTTCTACACGAGCAAGGACGGCACGAAGGTGCCGATGTTCATCGCCCACAAAAAGGGCCTCAAGCTGGACGGCACGAACCCCACGCTGCTCTACGGCTACGGCGGGTTCAACATCTCGCTGACACCGGGGTTCTCGGTGTCGCGGTTGCAGTGGATGGAGATGGGCGGCGTGCTCGCGGTGGCCAACCTGCGCGGCGGCGGCGAGTACGGCGACGAGTGGCACCGCGCCGGGACGAAGCTCCGGAAGCAGAACGTGTTCGACGACTTCATCGCGGCCGGCGAGTACCTCGTGAAAGAGAAGTACACCTCGCCGAAGAAGCTCGCGATCCAGGGCGGGAGCAACGGCGGGCTGCTCGTGGGCGCGTGCCTGACGCAGCGCCCGGACCTGTTCGGCGCGGCGCTGCCGGCCGTGGGCGTGATGGACATGCTGCGGTTCCAGAAGTTCACCGCGGGCCGGTTCTGGGTGGACGATTACGGTTCGAGCGACAGCAGCAGCGAGTTCAACGAACTGTACAAGTTCAGCCCGTATCACGTGCTCCTGAAGAACGGCGCGAAGGCGTACCCGCCGACGATGGTGACGACCGCCGACACCGACGACCGCGTGGTGCCGGGCCACAGCTTCAAGTTTGCCGCCGCGCTCCAGGCGAACCACACCGGCCCGAACCCGGTGCTGATCCGCATCGAGACAAAGGCCGGGCACGGGGCCGGTAAGCCGACCACGAAGATGATCGAGGAAGTCGCCGACCAGTGGGCGTTCCTCGTGAGGACGCTCGACTTCAAGCCGGAGATCGGCAAGTGA
- a CDS encoding WD40 repeat domain-containing protein, producing MARISIFGKAENRLRPVWQAAAVDHVIGLTWAPDGSRLAVAAVSGPITVFDAATGKPVHELKGHNFGTTALAWQPTGNLLASAGQDGKVRVWDAAAGSEVKTLDAGASWAEKVIWHPSGQWFATAAGKKAKVWTAAGELVRELPPQAGTVMDLNWRPGTTHLTLLAYGSATTYDPLANADPLRVLAWKGSPLAMAWSPDGKILAHGNQDSTVHFWYYDASRDLQMWGYKTKVRELAWDYTSRYLATGGGPVVCIWDCQAGAKGPEGSKPTMLVGHDEESNLTALAYQHRGFLLASAGLDSKVLLWQPTNRKGAQIGEFDFQGGEASALAWSADDKSLAAGCGTGAVAVFRAG from the coding sequence ATGGCTCGCATCAGCATTTTCGGCAAGGCGGAGAACCGGTTGCGCCCGGTGTGGCAGGCCGCGGCTGTGGACCACGTGATCGGTCTCACCTGGGCGCCGGACGGGTCGCGCCTGGCGGTCGCGGCAGTCAGCGGGCCGATCACGGTCTTCGACGCGGCCACCGGGAAGCCGGTCCACGAGCTAAAGGGGCACAACTTCGGTACGACCGCGCTCGCGTGGCAGCCCACCGGGAACCTGCTCGCGTCGGCGGGGCAGGACGGCAAGGTGCGCGTGTGGGACGCCGCGGCCGGCAGTGAAGTCAAGACACTCGACGCGGGTGCGTCGTGGGCCGAGAAGGTGATCTGGCACCCGTCCGGTCAGTGGTTTGCGACCGCGGCTGGGAAGAAGGCGAAGGTGTGGACCGCGGCCGGTGAACTCGTGCGCGAGCTGCCCCCGCAAGCCGGTACGGTGATGGACCTGAACTGGCGCCCGGGAACGACCCACCTCACACTGCTCGCATACGGCTCGGCCACGACCTACGACCCGCTCGCGAACGCGGACCCGCTGCGCGTGCTCGCGTGGAAGGGGTCGCCGCTCGCGATGGCGTGGAGCCCGGACGGGAAGATCCTGGCGCACGGGAACCAGGACTCGACGGTTCACTTCTGGTACTACGACGCCTCGCGCGACCTCCAGATGTGGGGCTACAAGACGAAGGTGCGCGAACTCGCGTGGGACTACACCTCGCGCTACCTCGCGACCGGGGGCGGTCCAGTCGTGTGTATCTGGGACTGCCAGGCCGGGGCGAAGGGGCCGGAAGGGTCGAAGCCGACGATGCTCGTCGGGCACGACGAAGAATCCAATCTGACCGCGCTCGCGTACCAGCACCGCGGGTTCCTGCTCGCATCGGCGGGACTCGACAGTAAGGTGCTATTGTGGCAGCCGACGAACCGGAAGGGCGCCCAGATCGGGGAGTTCGACTTCCAGGGCGGAGAAGCGTCCGCCCTGGCGTGGTCCGCGGACGACAAGTCGCTGGCCGCAGGTTGCGGGACCGGGGCCGTCGCGGTGTTCCGGGCCGGGTAA
- the rpiA gene encoding ribose-5-phosphate isomerase RpiA: protein MPESAPNTDAIAARAVELIAPDTVVGLGTGRAATAFIQALGAKVQAGLQIRGLPTSEVSATLARKLGIPLVTFDDIDRIDVTVDGADEIDPNGDLIKGYGGALVREKIVAAYSRKFVVLSGAEKVVSVLGARGTLPVEVVSFALTPCRKHLEGMGFPSQPRMKDGQIVVTDNGNHILDCKTTAIIDPAGTEAKMLAIPGVVGTGLFVKMAHTIMIQAADGSVEVRRGSAT from the coding sequence ATGCCCGAGAGCGCACCCAACACCGACGCGATTGCCGCCCGTGCGGTCGAACTCATCGCCCCGGACACGGTCGTCGGACTCGGAACCGGGCGCGCGGCGACCGCGTTCATTCAGGCCCTCGGCGCGAAGGTGCAAGCCGGTTTACAAATTCGCGGGCTGCCGACGTCCGAAGTGTCCGCGACGCTCGCACGGAAACTCGGCATCCCCCTCGTGACCTTCGACGACATCGACCGCATCGACGTGACCGTGGACGGCGCGGACGAAATTGACCCGAACGGCGATCTCATTAAGGGCTACGGCGGCGCGCTCGTGCGGGAAAAGATCGTGGCCGCGTACTCGCGCAAGTTCGTCGTGCTCTCCGGGGCCGAAAAGGTCGTGTCGGTGCTCGGCGCGCGAGGGACACTGCCGGTGGAAGTGGTGTCGTTCGCGCTGACGCCGTGCCGCAAGCACCTCGAAGGGATGGGGTTCCCGTCGCAACCGCGGATGAAAGACGGGCAGATCGTCGTCACGGACAACGGGAACCACATCCTCGATTGCAAGACCACCGCGATCATCGATCCGGCCGGGACAGAAGCGAAAATGCTCGCGATCCCCGGAGTCGTCGGTACGGGGTTGTTCGTCAAGATGGCTCACACGATCATGATTCAGGCCGCGGACGGCAGCGTCGAAGTGCGCCGCGGAAGTGCGACGTGA
- a CDS encoding Uma2 family endonuclease, whose protein sequence is MPSSPVLAPPPWKPSNVAPQPRKWTVTEFDHLGSLGCFAGRRAFLLDGVILEQGPMEPPHADALEVLTEHVRAAFGTGWRFRIQTPLHLDDFNNPMPDLAVVAGSPGFYGDHPVSAALVVEVADTTLQSDLTDKAERYATAGIADYWVLDLNAGVLHVLRNPQPLPTSLGATPYRTHNVLKPNDTVSPLAASNATIRVADLLP, encoded by the coding sequence ATGCCGTCGAGTCCCGTATTAGCGCCACCGCCGTGGAAGCCATCGAACGTGGCCCCTCAACCACGAAAATGGACCGTCACAGAGTTCGATCATCTCGGTTCACTCGGTTGCTTCGCGGGTCGGCGCGCGTTCCTTCTCGACGGTGTCATTCTGGAGCAGGGGCCAATGGAACCGCCGCACGCGGACGCACTGGAAGTGCTGACCGAGCACGTTCGCGCGGCGTTCGGCACCGGGTGGCGCTTTCGTATTCAAACGCCGCTCCACCTCGACGATTTTAACAACCCCATGCCCGATCTCGCGGTGGTCGCGGGAAGCCCTGGTTTCTATGGCGATCACCCCGTTTCCGCCGCACTCGTCGTTGAAGTGGCCGACACGACGCTGCAATCCGATCTCACCGACAAGGCCGAACGGTACGCAACCGCGGGTATCGCCGATTACTGGGTGCTCGATCTCAACGCCGGCGTGCTCCACGTGTTACGCAACCCGCAGCCGCTCCCTACGAGCCTCGGCGCGACCCCTTATCGAACCCACAACGTACTCAAGCCGAACGACACCGTTTCGCCTCTAGCCGCATCGAACGCGACGATCCGCGTCGCCGATCTGTTGCCGTAA
- a CDS encoding CobW family GTP-binding protein, with protein sequence MPATATDRVPVTVLTGFLGAGKTTLLNHILTANHGKRIAVIENEFGEVGVDQELVINSEEEIFEMNNGCICCTVRGDLIRILGNLMKRRDKFDYILIETTGMADPGPVAQTFFMDDEVQSKTMIDGIVTLVDAKHVLLHWDSHEVQEQIAFADVVLLNKIDLVEPAELDKLEKLIRKMNATAKIHRTKNSEVNLDRVLNVKGFDLDRILEHEPDFLKDGGHKHEHHDHAHDKNHAHCDHDHGHCEHDHKHEHDHSKCDHDHGHCEHDHDHGKTHSLKLHEEEVPDHVHDSSVTSVGITVAGELDAKKLNKWMSELLQAKGPDIFRMKGVLSIKNEPNRFVFQGVHMLFDGKLDKPWGKTPRSNKLIFIGRNLDREALTEGFKSCLA encoded by the coding sequence ATGCCCGCGACCGCGACCGACCGCGTGCCCGTCACCGTACTCACCGGCTTTCTCGGCGCCGGCAAGACCACGCTTCTGAACCACATCCTCACGGCCAATCACGGGAAGCGGATCGCCGTCATCGAGAACGAGTTCGGCGAGGTGGGGGTGGACCAGGAACTGGTCATCAACTCGGAAGAAGAAATCTTCGAGATGAACAACGGGTGCATCTGCTGCACCGTGCGCGGCGACCTGATCCGCATCCTCGGCAACCTGATGAAGCGCCGGGACAAGTTCGACTACATCCTCATCGAGACGACCGGCATGGCCGACCCCGGCCCGGTCGCGCAAACGTTCTTCATGGACGACGAGGTGCAGTCGAAGACCATGATCGACGGGATCGTCACGCTCGTGGACGCCAAGCACGTCCTGTTGCACTGGGACTCGCACGAGGTGCAGGAGCAGATCGCGTTCGCGGACGTGGTCCTGCTCAACAAGATCGACCTCGTGGAGCCGGCCGAACTGGACAAGCTCGAGAAACTGATCCGCAAGATGAACGCGACCGCGAAGATCCACCGCACGAAGAACTCCGAAGTGAACCTGGACCGCGTGCTGAACGTGAAGGGCTTCGACCTCGACCGCATCCTCGAACACGAACCCGACTTCCTCAAGGACGGCGGCCACAAGCACGAGCACCACGACCACGCGCACGACAAGAACCACGCGCACTGCGACCACGATCACGGCCACTGTGAACACGACCACAAGCACGAACACGATCATTCGAAGTGCGATCACGACCACGGCCACTGTGAGCACGACCACGATCACGGCAAGACGCACTCCCTGAAACTGCACGAGGAAGAGGTGCCGGACCACGTTCACGACTCGTCGGTGACGAGCGTGGGCATCACGGTCGCGGGCGAACTGGACGCGAAGAAGCTGAACAAGTGGATGAGCGAGCTGCTCCAGGCGAAGGGGCCGGACATCTTCCGCATGAAGGGCGTTCTGAGCATCAAGAACGAGCCGAACCGGTTCGTGTTCCAGGGCGTTCACATGCTTTTCGACGGCAAACTCGACAAGCCGTGGGGCAAGACCCCGCGCTCCAATAAACTCATCTTTATCGGCCGCAACCTGGATCGCGAAGCCCTCACGGAAGGCTTCAAGAGTTGCCTGGCGTGA
- a CDS encoding protein kinase domain-containing protein has protein sequence MSTTIYPPPAIPLPPRHRAAREEVLAAVLDPTRLPAAPAVALQVVTAASRPDCEPSEIVTLLALDSALCGKLLRAVNSCIYGLKQPISSVARAVHVIGLNTVRSLALGLSIPAVKFGRGTEPAMREYWMTSVGGAIIARELAVLVRRANPDDDLVAGLLRDLGELLLRQMYADTWAKHVAYYGDRLIEDPCAAELESFGIDHADITAEILQQWKLPPDIVEPIRYHHQPALAVGGGKVQQNRAELLQFANYLVQLDTVAQNPELLNRVLNTAKERFHLPRQALVAFLQSVAPKIEAFAAVLNQDIGQCPNYAAVLAAGAAELVNLTVETSRNRMSGPTAATRMGGSSASSTGLRPNESTRMRPKPPAPPSRTPAPASGTGLAEFRPEFAKNMPAGGCKLGDYELQSILGRGAMGIVFKAFEPSLSRFVAIKMLAPELASAPVARQRFAREARVAASIQHENVVGIHAVRELNGIPYLAMEHVNGSCLETRVEQHGSMPVLLALSVARQIASGLAAAHAKQIIHRDIKPANILIEDESGRAKITDFGLARVIDDAKVTADGTLIGTPFFMAPETVQGRGADMRSDLFGLGGVMYHMVTGRVPFPGQTVAAVFNAVCTKEPEAPRRLRPTVPDWLEDMILRLLHKDPTARYPDSASVAAILGECC, from the coding sequence GTGTCGACAACAATTTATCCCCCGCCCGCAATTCCGCTCCCCCCGCGGCACCGTGCCGCCCGGGAAGAGGTGCTCGCGGCCGTCCTCGACCCGACGCGGCTCCCGGCCGCGCCCGCGGTCGCGCTCCAGGTTGTGACGGCGGCGTCGCGCCCGGACTGTGAACCGTCCGAAATCGTGACCCTCCTCGCGCTCGATTCGGCCCTGTGCGGAAAGCTCCTCCGCGCCGTGAACTCGTGTATCTACGGGCTGAAGCAGCCGATCTCCTCGGTCGCCCGCGCGGTCCACGTGATCGGGCTGAACACCGTCCGCTCGCTGGCCCTGGGCCTCTCGATCCCCGCCGTGAAGTTCGGGCGCGGGACCGAACCGGCGATGCGCGAATACTGGATGACCTCCGTGGGCGGGGCCATCATTGCGCGCGAACTGGCGGTGCTCGTGCGGCGCGCCAACCCGGACGACGACCTCGTGGCCGGGTTGCTCCGCGACCTCGGCGAGTTGCTCCTGCGCCAGATGTACGCCGACACGTGGGCCAAGCACGTCGCGTATTACGGTGACCGGCTCATTGAAGACCCGTGCGCGGCGGAACTCGAATCGTTCGGGATCGACCACGCCGACATCACGGCCGAGATCCTCCAGCAGTGGAAGCTCCCGCCCGACATCGTGGAGCCGATCCGGTACCACCACCAGCCCGCGCTGGCCGTGGGTGGCGGGAAGGTGCAACAGAACCGCGCCGAACTGCTCCAGTTCGCGAACTACCTCGTCCAACTCGATACCGTCGCGCAGAACCCGGAGCTCCTCAACCGCGTGCTGAACACGGCGAAGGAGCGGTTCCACTTGCCGCGCCAGGCGCTGGTCGCGTTCCTCCAGAGCGTCGCGCCGAAGATCGAGGCGTTCGCGGCGGTGCTCAACCAGGACATCGGCCAGTGCCCGAACTACGCCGCGGTGCTCGCGGCCGGCGCCGCCGAACTGGTGAACCTGACCGTCGAAACCAGCCGCAACCGGATGAGCGGGCCGACTGCGGCGACGCGGATGGGCGGGTCGTCCGCGTCGTCCACGGGCCTGCGCCCGAACGAATCGACGCGGATGCGCCCGAAGCCCCCGGCCCCGCCCTCGCGCACACCGGCACCCGCAAGCGGTACCGGGCTCGCCGAGTTCCGCCCCGAGTTCGCCAAGAACATGCCCGCGGGCGGGTGCAAGCTCGGGGACTACGAGCTGCAGAGCATCCTCGGGCGCGGCGCGATGGGGATCGTGTTCAAGGCGTTCGAGCCGAGCCTGTCCCGGTTCGTGGCGATCAAGATGCTCGCGCCGGAGCTGGCTTCCGCACCGGTCGCGCGCCAGCGGTTCGCGCGTGAGGCCCGGGTCGCGGCCTCGATCCAGCACGAGAACGTGGTCGGCATCCACGCCGTGCGCGAGCTGAACGGGATCCCGTACCTCGCGATGGAGCACGTGAACGGGAGCTGCCTGGAGACGCGCGTCGAGCAGCACGGGTCGATGCCGGTCCTGCTCGCGCTGAGTGTGGCGCGCCAGATCGCCTCCGGGCTGGCCGCGGCGCACGCCAAGCAGATCATCCACCGCGACATCAAGCCCGCGAACATCCTGATCGAGGACGAGAGCGGCCGGGCCAAGATCACCGACTTCGGGCTGGCCCGGGTGATCGACGACGCGAAGGTGACCGCCGACGGCACCCTGATCGGCACCCCGTTCTTCATGGCCCCGGAAACCGTTCAGGGGCGCGGCGCGGACATGCGGTCGGACCTGTTCGGGCTGGGCGGGGTGATGTACCACATGGTCACCGGGCGCGTCCCGTTCCCGGGGCAGACCGTGGCGGCCGTGTTCAACGCGGTCTGCACGAAGGAGCCGGAGGCGCCGCGCCGGTTGCGCCCCACGGTCCCGGACTGGCTCGAGGACATGATCCTGCGCCTGCTACACAAGGACCCGACCGCGCGCTACCCGGACTCGGCGTCCGTGGCCGCGATCCTCGGGGAGTGCTGCTGA
- a CDS encoding response regulator, giving the protein MPADPPSPPPSKNRAAPKPGRAANRPTLLVADDDDSVRDFVRIVLERAGFTVVTATNGRDAGHLFAATPSAFDLVLTDVVMPFATGVELAARVRALRPDLPVLFMSAFAGGSELELHPLPPDEPLLEKPFPMAELLKVVRAALGARNAT; this is encoded by the coding sequence ATGCCGGCCGATCCCCCTTCCCCGCCACCCTCCAAGAACCGCGCGGCCCCGAAACCGGGGCGCGCCGCGAACCGGCCCACGCTCCTCGTGGCCGACGACGACGACTCGGTGCGCGACTTCGTCCGCATCGTACTGGAACGGGCCGGGTTCACCGTGGTCACCGCGACCAACGGGCGCGACGCGGGGCACCTGTTCGCCGCGACCCCGTCCGCGTTCGACCTCGTGCTCACCGACGTCGTGATGCCGTTCGCCACCGGCGTGGAACTGGCCGCACGAGTGCGCGCCCTGCGCCCGGACCTCCCGGTCCTCTTCATGTCCGCGTTCGCCGGCGGGTCCGAACTCGAACTCCACCCGCTCCCGCCCGACGAACCCCTTCTCGAAAAACCGTTCCCGATGGCCGAACTGCTCAAAGTGGTCCGCGCCGCCCTCGGCGCCCGCAACGCGACCTGA
- the glgX gene encoding glycogen debranching protein GlgX, with the protein MTPPFRTSRGRPLPLGPSLTPDGANFALLCRHGQRVTLVILPVGGGNTPLAEFPLEARKNRTGDHWHIRVHDLPEAFCYGWRVDGPHGPRTRFDPSRLLLDPSAVMLSDNAEWAGTCETDPQRTSRRSLYRRGTRYNWEDDTPPLTEYEDSLIYEVHVRGFTCDPSSGVADRGTFRGLVEKIPYLKWLGVTAVELMPVFEWDECDCPFVNPETGEKLTNFWGYNPVAFAAPKAGFAASARQFGQTHEFRDMVKAMHAAGIEVILDVVFNHTGEGNDAGRTYSFRGLDNELYYLMDDQGKYLNYSGCGNTVNCNHPIVRDLIMTCLRYWVGDMHVDGFRFDLASILGRDRRGNVMVEPPVIESITEDGVLADTKLIAEPWDAGGLYQVGRFPFGRRWSEWNGKYRDDVRQFWKGDYGMTAALADRICGSADLYQWSGRLPRHSVNFVTAHDGFTLNDLVSYNEKHNEANGEQGRDGENHNNSWNCGTEGETTDPSVLALRERQAKNMMTTLMISQGVPMLLAGDEFLRTQKGNNNAWCQDNEISWVNWALAEKNKDFLRFVRELIHLRKRHPALRRRRFFVGEFMRGEPAREVRGFPATTPPPVAGEPGKAVHGGDVFPSAGPVRPGDSGLPPGADTSAVAEFARAGRELGAAVLPALADIHWHGTEPYQPDWGHSSRTLVFALDGRFTGREHDPDYHIDNDFYVAMNAWSEPLKFRIPPAPTRRRWRRMIDTALPSPDDIIPTENGPVVPEGSVYTVAAFTTLVLISEA; encoded by the coding sequence ATGACGCCGCCCTTCCGCACCAGCCGCGGGCGCCCGCTGCCGCTCGGCCCGTCGCTCACGCCCGACGGGGCGAACTTCGCGCTCCTCTGCCGCCACGGGCAGCGGGTCACGCTCGTGATTCTTCCCGTTGGTGGGGGAAACACTCCGCTGGCGGAGTTCCCGCTCGAAGCCCGGAAGAACCGGACCGGCGATCACTGGCACATCCGCGTTCACGATTTGCCGGAGGCGTTCTGCTACGGCTGGCGCGTGGACGGTCCGCACGGTCCGCGCACGCGGTTCGACCCGTCGCGCCTGTTGCTCGACCCGTCCGCGGTGATGCTCTCGGACAACGCGGAGTGGGCCGGCACTTGCGAGACCGACCCGCAGCGCACGAGCCGCCGGAGCCTCTACCGGCGCGGCACGCGCTACAACTGGGAGGACGACACCCCGCCGCTCACCGAGTACGAGGACTCGCTCATCTACGAGGTCCACGTGCGCGGGTTCACGTGCGACCCGTCCAGCGGCGTGGCGGATCGAGGGACGTTCCGCGGGTTGGTCGAGAAGATCCCGTACCTGAAGTGGCTCGGAGTAACGGCCGTTGAACTGATGCCCGTGTTCGAGTGGGACGAGTGCGACTGCCCGTTCGTGAACCCGGAAACGGGCGAGAAACTGACCAATTTCTGGGGGTACAACCCGGTCGCGTTCGCGGCGCCGAAGGCCGGGTTCGCGGCCAGCGCCAGACAGTTCGGCCAGACGCACGAGTTCCGCGACATGGTGAAGGCCATGCACGCGGCCGGCATCGAAGTCATTCTGGACGTGGTGTTCAACCACACCGGGGAGGGCAACGACGCCGGGCGCACCTACAGCTTCCGCGGGCTGGACAACGAGCTGTACTACCTGATGGACGATCAGGGGAAGTACCTGAACTATTCGGGGTGCGGGAACACGGTGAACTGCAACCACCCGATCGTCCGCGACCTCATCATGACGTGCCTGCGGTACTGGGTCGGGGACATGCACGTGGACGGGTTCCGGTTCGACCTCGCCTCAATTTTGGGGCGCGACCGGCGCGGGAACGTGATGGTCGAGCCGCCGGTGATCGAGAGCATCACCGAGGACGGCGTGCTGGCGGACACGAAGCTCATCGCCGAGCCGTGGGACGCGGGCGGGCTGTACCAGGTGGGGCGGTTCCCGTTCGGGCGCCGGTGGAGCGAGTGGAACGGGAAGTACCGCGACGACGTGCGCCAGTTCTGGAAGGGCGACTACGGCATGACGGCTGCGCTCGCGGACCGCATATGCGGCAGCGCGGACCTGTACCAGTGGAGCGGCCGGCTCCCGCGCCACTCGGTGAACTTCGTCACCGCGCACGACGGGTTCACGCTCAACGATCTTGTGAGTTACAACGAGAAACACAACGAGGCGAACGGCGAACAGGGCCGCGACGGGGAGAACCACAACAACTCGTGGAACTGCGGCACCGAGGGCGAGACGACCGACCCGTCCGTTCTCGCGCTCCGCGAGCGGCAGGCCAAGAACATGATGACGACTCTGATGATTAGCCAGGGCGTGCCCATGCTGTTGGCCGGCGACGAGTTCCTGCGCACTCAGAAGGGTAACAACAACGCCTGGTGCCAGGACAACGAGATTTCGTGGGTGAACTGGGCGCTCGCGGAGAAGAACAAGGATTTCTTGCGCTTCGTGCGAGAGCTAATTCACCTGCGGAAGCGCCACCCGGCGCTGCGGCGCCGGCGGTTCTTCGTCGGCGAGTTCATGCGCGGCGAGCCGGCGCGAGAGGTGCGCGGGTTCCCCGCGACCACGCCCCCACCAGTTGCGGGCGAACCGGGGAAAGCGGTACACGGGGGCGACGTGTTCCCGTCCGCCGGTCCCGTGCGCCCGGGGGACTCGGGGCTGCCGCCGGGGGCCGATACGAGTGCGGTCGCCGAGTTCGCCCGGGCCGGGCGCGAACTCGGGGCGGCCGTTCTGCCGGCACTGGCCGACATTCACTGGCACGGCACGGAACCGTACCAACCGGATTGGGGGCACTCGTCGCGCACGCTGGTGTTCGCACTGGACGGCCGGTTCACCGGGCGCGAGCACGACCCCGATTACCACATCGACAACGATTTCTACGTCGCGATGAACGCCTGGAGCGAGCCGCTGAAGTTCCGCATTCCACCGGCCCCGACGCGGCGGCGCTGGCGCCGGATGATCGACACCGCGCTGCCGAGTCCGGACGACATCATCCCGACCGAGAACGGCCCCGTCGTTCCCGAGGGGAGCGTGTACACGGTGGCCGCGTTCACCACGCTGGTGCTGATCTCGGAAGCGTGA